The following are encoded in a window of Podospora pseudoanserina strain CBS 124.78 chromosome 6, whole genome shotgun sequence genomic DNA:
- a CDS encoding hypothetical protein (COG:S; EggNog:ENOG503Q4WY), which translates to MDALLGGLGLSLGGAQQPKPTCGSIFELQDKLRTALQGHVTETRADFIAETFQIRSNAVFEIPVNENENEASENASSIHPSLGEGVRASVGPTVIGSDGQPARRVNASDAVIHQPADDNAVQKLVASHLTTSLGQIDGSQWVVRAVARTDQGWTFSYICKDSWQSWSRQAAKTPAKTVISEWSEKGGQDPIHLSRPAFDCRGCLKISFLKSSRTIEVKYEHSPLHKTVGQLIELLAPPPVAPVVKTPENKPKEPRAPRLRKEPRALKETKAKTPRSRKRAVGEDGLPVEDSSQPKKRRKKKDSTAPAGPVGDPSERQLYNNEVYGANNAQPNGDYADPAPPVFNLPPGELERRRDVANKLLADAGIDPQTLSTEQFNIFANQSPDLQKDSLAMLVKYGAERLRIVHPTKDGANSEQSTPSQSPPVQVPASKTPKKRSRKKKSEAELQPEEPVAPVAPIVHVYSGAVEGKKPPRGVCDNCRTHKPPKDSKCDKARPVCQNCLAKGWLCHYSHRIRGKESNVGPEALAAPSAPEPAPVAIPDDEPEDLGSPGFHTEPAEDHQASQELSPDSIEEAPEPVAHDYPHQIESPSDTFSQAHGLYHHSSGLTFPPTSTTHTELAQPGITTAPVEPAPMEYITPPVLEPVAPTIPEFTYPENHNTMPQPQHTRVVEPPTRPRRSLPTSQPSHHSNTHTASHSNQTSQTSAWSAPAPAPAPAPAPAPATAMPTRTSPRQHRSKRSAPVSQGYDDLRQQQPSAWTSANRPAATQPAQAARTSPYQSAAQLSRTKSRQSNRSQTPVNNASRQPQPTQSVTNTSGYSATQSSQQTTQPDSMSTSTQGYNYNQYSNTASASASRADSSNDRIGYQPYSSTPAAPSTNTTSFSNFDKALENYNRTNHMTSSTSHSTPVSQNVASSYTTTADVTPSASQWGTTSTSQTRNSHNYNTNQSASSNNSYTQQSQAVQGFNMRPQPPTMQTRSSTATYAQQSQQHNQQQTQRHQQQQQHTQQPQQQTQQHQQQSYNTYSNQPQQHTSNNQQQNWYGFQSGNNASSAYSSATAAAAGGSGGYSGSGGSHAHGEVMGRKSWAAASVDEFVESYL; encoded by the exons ATGGATGCGCTGCTCGGTGGCCTGGGTCTGAGCCTGGGCGGCGCACAACAACCGAAACCTACGTGTGGTTCCATCTTTGAACTCCAGGACAAGCTGCGAACTGCTCTTCAAGGGCATGTAACCGAAACCCGCGCCGACTTCATCGCAGAGACATTCCAGATCCGGTCGAATGCCGTCTTCGAGATCCCCGTCAATGAAAACGAGAACGAAGCTTCGGAGAACGCGTCAAGCATCCATCCATCGCTTGGTGAAGGGGTGCGCGCCAGTGTTGGGCCTACAGTTATTGGCAGTGATGGACAACCCGCGCGTCGAGTCAATGCTAGTGACGCTGTCATCCATCAACCGGCAGACGACAATGCGGTTCAGAAGCTTGTGGCTAGCCATCTCACCACATCGCTAGGTCAGATTGATGGGAGTCAGTGGGTAGTACGGGCTGTTGCAAGGACCGATCAGGGCTGGACTTTCAGCTACATTTGCAAGGACTCATGGCAGTCATGGAGTCGGCAAGCTGCGAAGACCCCCGCCAAGACCGTTATTAGTGAATGGAGCGAGAAGGGTGGACAGGATCCTATCCATCTTT CTCGGCCAGCTTTCGATTGCAGAGGGTGCTTGAAGATATCCTTTCTCAAGTCATCGCGGACCATCGAGGTTAAGTACGAACACTCACCGCTTCACAAGACTGTTGGACAACTGATTGAGCTTCTTGCCCCTCCGCCAGTTGCTCCTGTCGTAAAGACACCAGAAAATAAACCGAAAGAACCCAGAGCCCCAAGGCTACGCAAAGAGCCGAGAGCACTAAAGGAAACCAAGGCAAAAACACCACGATCGAGGAAGAGAGCTGTAGGAGAGGATGGTCTTCCAGTGGAGGATTCATCACAGCCAAAGAAGCGgcgaaagaagaaggactcGACGGCCCCAGCTGGTCCGGTTGGCGACCCTTCTGAGCGACAGCTCTACAACAATGAAGTCTACGGTGCTAACAATGCTCAGCCGAACGGAGACTACGCCGATCCGGCGCCCCCGGTCTTCAACCTCCCACCAGGCGAGCTGGAGAGAAGGCGGGATGTTGCTAACAAATTACTTGCTGATGCTGGAATTGACCCACAGACCTTGTCGACTGAGCAGTTTAACATCTTTGCAAATCAGTCGCCAGATTTGCAGAAGGATTCACTGGCTATGCTTGTGAAGTATGGCGCGGAGAGACTGCGAATTGTACATCCTACCAAGGACGGGGCAAATTCAGAGCAAAGCACACCATCCCAGAGCCCTCCAGTTCAGGTGCCAGCTTCAAAGACGCCCAAAAAGAGGTCGCGGAAAAAGAAGTCGGAGGCAGAGCTCCAGCCAGAGGAGCCTGTTGCACCCGTTGCCCCTATTGTACATGTCTATTCCGGCGCGGTGGAAGGCAAGAAACCCCCACGTGGTGTGTGTGACAACTGCCGGACTCACAAGCCACCCAAAGACTCCAAG TGCGACAAAGCGCGACCTGTGTGTCAAAATTGTCTCGCCAAAGGTTGGTTGTGCCACTATTCCCACAGAATACGGGGCAAGGAGTCGAATGTCGGTCCAGAGGCATTGGCTGCACCAAGTGCACCAGAGCCAGCCCCCGTTGCTATTCCAGACGATGAACCTGAAGATTTAGGGTCACCTGGATTTCACACCGAGCCTGCCGAAGACCACCAAGCCTCCCAAGAGCTTTCGCCAGACTCAATTGAAGAAGCGCCAGAACCAGTGGCTCATGACTACCCTCATCAAATCGAATCACCCTCCGATACCTTCTCTCAAGCTCACGGGTTATATCACCACTCTTCAGGGCTAACCTTCCCTCCAACTTCCACAACCCATACAGAACTAGCACAGCCAGGCATAACCACGGCACCTGTGGAACCTGCCCCAATGGAGTATATCACTCCTCCGGTACTGGAACCTGTTGCTCCGACTATACCTGAGTTTACATATCCGGAAAATCACAACACAATGCCCCAGCCGCAGCACACGAGGGTGGTAGAACCACCCacgaggccgagaagaagcctgCCAACTAGCCAGCCCTCTCATCACAGCAACACTCATACCGCCAGTCACAGCAATCAGACAAGCCAAACAAGTGCTTGgtctgctcctgctcctgctcctgctccagctcctgctccagctccagctaCAGCGATGCCAACCCGGACTTCACCAAGACAGCATAGAAGTAAGAGGTCTGCTCCAGTTTCCCAAGGTTATGACGACCttcgacaacagcaaccgtCTGCTTGGACCAGTGCCAACCGTCCTGCGGCCACACAGCCTGCTCAAGCTGCACGCACTTCTCCCTACCAGTCGGCGGCACAGCTTTCTCGGACCAAGAGTCGGCAGAGCAACCGATCTCAGACCCCTGTGAACAATGCCTCGCGCCAGCCTCAGCCGACGCAGTCAGTGACAAATACCTCGGGTTATTCTGCTACTCAGTCCTCACAGCAGACAACTCAGCCAGATTCGatgtcaacctcgacacaGGGCTACAACTACAACCAGTACTCGAACACTGCCAGCGCAAGTGCTTCAAGAGCCGATTCGTCTAATGACCGCATAGGCTACCAGCCCTATTCCAGCACACCGGCAGCGCCAAGTACGAACAcgacctccttctccaactttgaCAAGGCGCTCGAGAATTATAACCGAACAAACCACATGACCTCATCAACCAGTCATTCAACACCGGTATCCCAGAATGTTGCCTCCTCTTACACCACAACGGCAGATGTCACACCCAGCGCTTCCCAATGGGGAACTACTTCGACTTCTCAGACCCGGAACTCTCacaactacaacaccaaTCAATCTGCTTCCAGCAACAACTCTTACACCCAACAATCTCAGGCAGTTCAGGGGTTTAACATGCGTCCTCAGCCGCCGACAATGCAGACTAGGAGCTCAACGGCGACGTATGCGCAGCAATCTCAGCAGCATAACCAGCAGCAGACACAGCgtcatcagcagcaacagcagcacacccaacaaccgcaacaacaaacccagcagcatcaacaacagagTTATAATACGTACTCTAACCAACCGCAGCAGCATACGAGTAACAATCAGCAGCAGAATTGGTATGGTTTTCAGAGTGGGAATAATGCCTCGTCGGCGTACAGCTCTGCgactgcggcggcggctggtgGGAGCGGGGGTTACTCGGGAAGTGGGGGAAGTCATGCGCATGGGGAGGTCATGGGGAGAAAGTCatgggcagcagcatcgGTCGATGAATTTGTCGAGTCATACTTATAG
- a CDS encoding ATP-dependent DNA helicase II subunit 1 (COG:L; EggNog:ENOG503NW54; BUSCO:EOG092617RY) has translation MAWGDDEGRRYGGEEEEDELDENDFKTQKDAVLFAIDASASMLEPPPSSDDKKSDKDSAVVAALKCAHQFMQQRIIAQPKDMMGILLFGTEKSKFRDETGSRSGSGYPHCYLFTELDVPGAEDVKKLRDLVEEGEDADEVLVPSKEPVLMSNVLFCANQIFTTNAANFGSRRLFIITDNENPHGNDKQAKSSAAVRAKDLYDLGVTIELFPVSRAKKPFDLSKFYDDIVYRSSVEEGDNSEGVKTSRSGDGLTLLNSLISNINSKQTPKRSYFSRMPFELAPGLTITVKGYMPLHQQKPARTCYVWLGGEQAQLAQSETTKVDSEARTVEKSEIKKAYKFGGEYIYFTPEEAKSLKELDTKVLRIIGFKPLANLPMWASVKKSTFIFPSEDGYVGSTRVFSALWQKLLTSKKVGIAWFVARKNANPVMVAVIPSGSLNDEDEDSTAPYLPAGLWLYPLPFADDIRSVEIKTSTKPADELTDKMREIIQNLQLPKATYNPLKYPNPALQWHYKILQAMALEEDVPDALDDLTIPKYRQIDKRVGAYMAEWKQELADKAKEFMQLRATKRELEEDDAEERPRLAKRPKAAAGSASSGGQMSNAELKVAWENDTLKKLTVAVLKDILTSKGISTTGKKVDLLERLEQWIEEHA, from the exons ATGGCCTGGGGAGACGATGAGGGCCGCCGCTATgggggcgaagaggaggaggatgagttgGATGAGAAT GACTTCAAAACTCAAAAAGATGCCGTACTGTTCGCCATTGACGCGAGCGCGTCCATGTTGGAGCCACCTCCGAGTAGCGATGACAAGAAGTCCGATAAGGATTCCGCCGTGGTTGCCGCCCTGAAATGCGCCCATCAATTTATGCAACAGCGTATCATTGCCCAACCAAAAGATATGATGGGTATCCTGCTGTTTGGGACTGAAAAGTCCAAATTCCGCGACGAGACTGGTAGTCGGAGTGGCTCTGGCTATCCTCACTGCTACCTCTTCACTGAGCTCGATGTCCCAGGAGCGGAGGATGTCAAGAAATTGAGAGATTTGgtagaggagggagaggatgccgATGAGGTGCTTGTTCCATCCAAGGAACCGGTACTCATGTCGAATGTGCTCTTTTGTGCCAACCAGATTTTCACGACCAATGCTGCCAACTTCGGCTCGCGAAGACTGTTCATCATCACAGACAATGAGAATCCACACGGGAACGACAAACAGGCCAAGTCATCGGCAGCTGTTCGTGCCAAGGATCTCTATGATCTTGGTGTGACGATTGAACTATTCCCTGTCAGCCGGGCGAAGAAGCCCTTCGACCTCTCAAAATTCTACGAT GATATCGTCTACCGCAGTTcggtcgaggaaggggaCAACTCTGAAGGAGTCAAAACATCAAGATCGGGCGATGGCCTGACTCTTCTCAACTCCTTGATCTCCAATATCAACTCAAAACAAACACCAAAGCGATCTTATTTCTCCAGGATGCCCTTTGAGCTTGCTCCAGGTCTTACGATCACAGTCAAGGGCTACATGCCACTCCACCAGCAAAAGCCCGCCCGCACCTGCTATGTGTGGCTTGGTGGAGAACAAGCCCAACTAGCTCAATCTGAAACTACCAAGGTTGATTCCGAAGCGAGAACCGTTGAAAAGAGCGAAATCAAAAAGGCTTACAAGTTTGGCGGCGAGTACATTTACTTCACCCCCGAGGAAGCAAAGTCCTTGAAGGAACTCGACACCAAAGTTCTCCGCATCATCGGCTTCAAGCCACTGGCCAACCTCCCAATGTGGGCCTCAGTCAAGAAGTCAACATTCATTTTCCCAAGCGAGGACGGTTACGTCGGTTCAACCCGTGTATTTTCGGCTCTTTGGCAGAAGCTATTGACTTCCAAGAAGGTCGGGATTGCATGGTTCGTTGCTCGAAAGAATGCCAATCCTGTCATGGTGGCTGTCATTCCGTCGGGAAGCCTcaacgacgaggacgaggattcAACCGCACCATATCTCCCTGCGGGGCTCTGGCTTTATCCCTTGCCCTTTGCAGACGATATCAGAAGCGTTGAAATCAAGACCTCCACCAAGCCTGCGGATGAGCTGACAGACAAGATGAGAGAAATCATTCAGAACCTTCAACTGCCCAAGGCCACATACAACCCTCTTAAATACCCAAACCCTGCTTTGCAGTGGCACTACAAGATTCTCCAGGCCATGGCGCTTGAAGAGGATGTTCCAGATGCCCTGGATGACTTGACTATACCAAAATACAGGCAAATTGACAAGCGGGTAGGTGCGTATATGGCCGAGTGGAAACAAGAGTTGGCGGACAAGGCGAAAGAGTTTATGCAACTCCGAGCCACTAAACGCGAACTCGAAGAAGACGATGCGGAAGAAAGACCACGACTGGCCAAGCGGCCAAAGGCCGCAGCAGGCAGTGCTAGTTCTGGTGGTCAAATGAGCAACGCAGAGCTCAAAGTTGCCTGGGAGAACGACACATTGAAGAAGCTCACGGTGGCTGTACTCAAGGATATCTTGACAAGCAAAGGAATCAGCACAACTGGAAAGAAGGTTGATTTGTTGGAGAGACTCGAGCAATGGATCGAGGAGCATGCGTGA
- the HEM15 gene encoding ferrochelatase hem15 (COG:H; EggNog:ENOG503NUJ0; BUSCO:EOG09262BHE), whose translation MAFRLPAAALRPLRSSVLLKPVAQQTRWLATPTPFPVTQNMTRSRGPTAMVFLNMGGPSTTDEVGDFLSRLFADADLIPLGRLQNYLGPLISKRRTPKIQKQYAAIGGGSPIRKWSELQCAEMCKLLDQISPETAPHKPYVAFRYANPLTEHMYRQLLADGFGNGKGGRAVAFTQYPQYSCSTTGSSLNELWKWRQRLEGKAGPLDDGSDGTIKWSVIDRWPVHPGLVEAFAQNIEAKLQEYPPERRDKVVLLFSAHSLPMTVVNRGDPYPAEVGATVHAVMQRLGHVNPYRLCWQSQVGPQPWLGPQTQMSVEEYIAKGQKDLVLIPIAFTSDHIETLYELDEEVIGESGHKDTVKRVESLNDSPVFIKALADLAKTHLDSGIATSPQMSLRCPGCKSDRCHESKKFFAAQELA comes from the exons ATGGCCTTCCGACTCCCGGCCGCCGCTTTGCGCCCTCTGCGATCTTCAGTCCTCCTTAAGCCTGTTGCGCAACAAACACGATGGCTTGCGACACCGACACCGTTCCCAGTAACACAGAACATGACCCGCTCTCGGGGGCCGACAGCCATGGTCTTCCTGAATATGGGCGGCCCCTCCACAACGGATGAAGTTGGCGATTTCCTCAGTAGATTATTT GCCGATGCTGATCTTATTCCTCTTGGCCGCCTGCAAAACTACCTCGGTCCCCTCATCTCGAAGCGTCGTACCCCCAAAATCCAGAAGCAATACGCTGCCATCGGTGGCGGTTCCCCCATTCGCAAATGGTCTGAGCTCCAATGCGCGGAGATGTGCAAGCTACTCGACCAGATCTCCCCTGAGACTGCCCCTCATAAGCCCTACGTCGCCTTCCGCTATGCCAACCCCCTGACCGAGCATATGTACCGGCAATTATTGGCGGATGGTTTTGGTAATGGAAAAGGAGGTCGCGCCGTTGCTTTTACACAATACCCGCAGTATTCCTGTTCGACAACGGGAAGCAGTCTGAACGAGCTCTGGAAGTGGAGGCAGAGGCTGGAGGGTAAGGCCGGGCCGCTGGACGACGGGAGCGATGGGACTATCAAGTGGAGTGTGATTGATCGATGGCCGGTCCACCCTGGATTGGTCGAGGCTTTTGCGCAAAACATTGAGGCAAAGTTGCAGGAGTATCCTCCCGAGAGGAGGGACAAGGTTGTCTTGCTGTTTTCTGCGCACAGCTTGCCTATGACGGTCGTGAATAGGG GCGATCCCTATCCTGCCGAAGTTGGTGCGACAGTCCACGCTGTCATGCAGAGACTAGGCCATGTCAACCCTTACAGACTATGCTGGCAATCTCAGGTTGGCCCTCAGCCATGGCTCGGCCCGCAAACCCAGATGTCAGTTGAAGAGTACATTGCCAAGGGTCAGAAAGACTTGGTCTTGATTCCCATTGCCTTCACCTCGGATCACATCGAGACTCTCTACGAGCTCGATGAGGAGGTAATTGGCGAGTCGGGCCACAAGGACACCGTCAAGCGTGTTGAGAGTTTGAACGACAGCCCTGTGTTTATCAAGGCTTTGGCCGACTTGGCCAAGACCCATCTGGACAGCGGGATTGCGACTTCACCACAGATGAGTTTGAGGTGTCCTGGCTGCAAAAGCGACAGATGTCACGAGTCGAAGAAGTTTTTTGCCGCACAGGAGCTGGCATAA
- a CDS encoding hypothetical protein (EggNog:ENOG503NYNP; COG:S): MSTHNMARDETIADVGTDATESTRLLRDRDETSNSERRQDEGEAWVGYADFEGLPWWRRPTVWFLLVPYALFTLAFGGTVVPKLNLILELVCKRYFADRSARDPDFTFTPVVPGEDNDQCFIPEVQRSVATFMMVLNVLTGLLSALTAPKLGSLSDRYGRKLMLTVCALGGIMNEIITILAAKFPETIHYNWLILGALFDGLTGSFTAGSVLIHSYTSDCTPPSKRGVAIGYLHSCLFMGLAFGPLLAGYFAEWTGSLLSIFYVTLGCHMFWVFSMLFITPESLSKKRQLLAREKYEIEKAARRPPTVATRVGEFAMRAMLGQQINGVVYMMKNQNPFAPLKILFPKGAHNARLRRNFLILAFLDMVLLGAAMSGGTVIILYTEYVFGWRNLESSRFVSLVSMVRVVVLLGIFPVINYVFRTRKAARLRRESTAPIVEKNNGADEFDIWILRSAILSDVVGVIGYAVVRDPAIFVGCAIITAFGGLGSATIQAALSKHVPAERVGQLLGGIGLLHSLARIGAPVLFNGIYAATVSSYPQAFFVVLAGLFSATFIASLMLKPGVYMTEDDAEPVEIVATPGERDALEDDELLPRVS; this comes from the exons ATGAGCACTCACAACATGGCGCGCGATGAGACAATAGCCGATGTCGGCACCGACGCGACCGAGTCGACAAGATTGCTAAGGGACAGAGATGAAACCAGCAACAGCGAAAGACgacaagatgaaggagaggcCTGGGTGGGTTACGCAGACTTTGAGGGTTTgccttggtggaggagaccGACAGTTTGGTTCCTCTTGGTACCATATGCGCTTTTTACCCTGGCATTTGGAGGGACGGTGGTGCCAAAGCTGAATTT GATTCTCGAGCTGGTATGCAAACGCTACTTTGCCGACCGCTCCGCCCGCGACCCAGATTTCACCTTCACTCCGGTTGTTCCTGGCGAAGATAACGACCAATGCTTCATCCCTGAAGTTCAGCGGTCTGTCGCAACCTTTATGATGGTTCTCAATGTTTTGACTGGATTACTCAGCGCCTTGACGGCGCCGAAGTTGGGGTCGTTGTCGGATCGTTATGGCAGGAAACTCATGCTGACGGTTTGCGCGCTGGGTGGGATTATGAATGAGATTATTACCATCCTGGCGGCCAAGTTCCCGGAAACGATTCATTACAACTGGCTGATCTTGGGCGCGTTGTTTGATGGGCTTACGGGTTCTTTTACGGCGGGTAGTGTGCTGATTCATTCGTACACGAGCGATTGCACGCCCCCTTCGAAGCGCGGTGTGGCGATAGGGTACCTACACTCGTGCTTATTCATGGGGCTGGCGTTTGGACCGCTGTTGGCGGGGTATTTCGCTGAGTGGACAGGGTCGTTGTTGTCGATCTTTTATGTGACGCTGGGATGTCATATGTTCTGGGTGTTTTCCATGTTGTTTATCACCCCGGAATCGCTGTCAAAGAAGAGACAATtgctggcgagggagaagtaCGAGATTGAAAAGGCCGCGAGACGGCCACCGACTGTTGCGACAagggttggggagtttgCGATGAGGGCGATGCTTGGACAGCAGATCAATGGGGTTGTGTACATGATGAAGAACCAGAACCCGTTTGCGCCGCTCAAGATTCTGTTTCCCAAGGGAGCGCACAAtgcgaggttgaggaggaattTCTTGATCCTGGCGTTTTTGGACATGGTGCTGCTCGGGGCTGCCATGAGTGGCGGGACGGTTATAATATTGTACACCGAGTACGTGTTTGGATGGCGCAACTTGGAGAGCTCGAGGTTTGTCTCGCTTGTGTCGATGGTCAGGGTTGTGGTTTTGCTTGGTATCTTCCCGGTTATCAACTATGTGTTCCGGACGAGAAAGGCTGCTCGCTTGAGGCGGGAATCGACTGCGCCGATTGTGGAGAAGAATAACGGGGCGGACGAGTTCGATATCTGGATTTTGAGAAGCGCGATTCTGTCGGACGTGGTGGGAGTGATTGGGTATGCTGTTGTCCGGGATCCAGCGATATTTGTTGGATGCGCCATCATCACGGCGTTTGGTGGCCTCGGTTCAGCTACTATTCAAGCTGCACTCAGCAAACATGTGCCCGCTGAGCGTGTTGGTCAGCTTCTTGGAGGCATAGGATTGCTTCACTCGCTGGCGAGAATTGGTGCGCCGGTTCTATTTAACGGGATCTATGCCGCAACGGTGTCGTCGTATCCGCAGGCGTTCTTTGTGGTGCTGGCTGGCCTGTTCAGTGCTACGTTTATCGCATCGCTTATGCTGAAACCTGGAG TGTACATGACCGAGGATGATGCGGAGCCAGTCGAGATTGTGGCTACCCCTGGTGAGCGGGATGcgctggaggatgatgagctccTTCCGAGAGTCTCTTGA
- the HNT2 gene encoding Dinucleoside triphosphate hydrolase (EggNog:ENOG503P449; COG:F) codes for MLSSRASKLKPFPGVYSHCSLSPGTFPQQQQQRLLHQKRPTPPPPPPPPQLGQPQRRPTLTTFPTPPPSLSRKIPSLKMSTTPSKSSPPPTNITFGPYPIPHSQIFLLTPLTFALVNLKPLLPGHVLVCPIYPHKRLTSLSQEELLDLWSTVQKVQVMLARHYFPSPGAPEQGSFNIAVQDGQEAGQTVPHVHVHVIPRIRGVTEKGGDGAGDELYERMAGEEGNVGGALWDKENGCGGERPVGRGNFDRIEDAERMAREAGDMQSEAEVYKRVLEEMERDEVRDYGIENEKGEKMADDVVAGEEVKSRQRGVMGFGEYLILEIKKDLGLVKQEAEALNKGLDDGYVRKPMSEFAGWHDWLSRKGEAAIEDEEPPDVGKLFEGDKRAIKALDRFDGFDDDRGPGGWEDYQVDYEFMALYDQKYDQWKGKRRKQRREARKRRAAGWETFISNKPAHEPFFDEDENFSLGHGSDVDGSGKDKTVLIRILNEKKGVSANWHVNFEALTVDEDVQRRFLIGVARAERQRKLAFVRFPIKGDDLGGWLAAKGVNGGKGGKNNKVVQDREQTKGGKGGKEKKGKKAKAK; via the coding sequence ATGCTCTCCTCACGAGCATCAAAGCTGAAGCCTTTTCCCGGTGTATATTCTCACTGTTCTTTATCCCCAGGAACATtcccgcaacagcagcagcagcgttTGCTTCACCAAAAACGACctaccccaccaccaccaccaccaccaccacaacttgGACAACCACAACGACGACCAACTCTCACCACTTttccaaccccaccgccctccctctcaagaaaaatcccctccctcaaaatgtccaccaccccctcaaaatcctccccccctcccaccaacatAACCTTCGGACCCTATCCCATCCCCCATTCTCaaatcttcctcctcacccccctcacctttGCCCTCGTCAACCTAAAGCCTCTTTTGCCAGGCCACGTCTTGGTGTGCCCTATCTACCCACACAAACGCCTCACCTCTTTGTCTCAGGAAGAACTCCTCGACCTGTGGTCCACCGTCCAAAAAGTCCAGGTCATGCTCGCTAGGCATTACTTCCCTTCCCCTGGCGCCCCGGAGCAAGGGAGTTTTAACATTGCTGTTCAGGACGGGCAGGAGGCAGGGCAGACGGTGCCGCATGTGCATGTGCACGTTATCCCGAGGATTAGAGGTGTGacggagaaggggggggatggggcgGGGGATGAGCTTTATGAGAGgatggctggggaggaggggaatgtAGGGGGTGCGTTGTGGGATAAGGAGAATGGCTGTGGGGGGGAGAGgccggtggggaggggaaattTCGATCGGATTGAGGAtgcggagaggatggcgagggaggcgggggataTGCAGAGTGAGGCGGAGGTGTATAAgcgggtgttggaggagatggagagggatgaGGTTAGAGATTATGGGATAGAGAAtgaaaaaggggaaaagatGGCTGACGATGTGGTAGCAGGTGAAGAAGTAAAGTCACGGCAGCGGGGGGTAATGGGGTTTGGAGAGTATTTGATCTTGGAAATCAAAAAGGATCTCGGGTTGGTCAAgcaggaggcggaggcgttGAATAAagggttggatgatggctATGTTCGCAAGCCGATGAGTGAATTTGCTGGATGGCATGATTGGttgtcgaggaagggggaagcGGCaattgaggatgaggaaccACCAGACGTTGGAAAGCTATTCGAGGGTGATAAAAGAGCGATAAAGGCTTTGGACCGGTTTGATGGTTTTGACGACGACAGGGGACCAGGTGGTTGGGAGGACTATCAAGTGGACTACGAGTTTATGGCGCTGTATGATCAGAAATATGACCAGTGGAAgggcaagaggaggaagcagaggcgggaggcgaggaaACGGCGGGCGGCTGGGTGGGAAACATTCATTTCAAACAAGCCTGCACACGAGCCTTTCTTCGACGAAGACGAGAACTTTTCCCTTGGGCATGGCTCGGACGTTGACGGATCGGGCAAAGACAAGACTGTCCTGATCAGGATTTTGAACGAGAAGAAAGGTGTGTCTGCGAATTGGCACGTCAACTTTGAAGCCTTGACGGTCGATGAGGACGTTCAGAGGAGGTTTTTGATCGGGGTTGCGAGGGCCGAGAGGCAGCGCAAGCTTGCTTTTGTAAGATTTCCCATCAAGGGTGATGATCTAGGGGGATGGCTGGCGGCCAAGGGGGTCAACGGGGGGAAAGGTGGGAAAAATAACAAAGTAGTCCAGGATCGGGAACAAACCAAGGGAGGTAAAGGTggcaaagagaagaagggaaagaaggcaaaggcgaAATAA